One genomic region from Argentina anserina chromosome 2, drPotAnse1.1, whole genome shotgun sequence encodes:
- the LOC126783723 gene encoding putative UDP-glucuronate:xylan alpha-glucuronosyltransferase 3 — MRVSSPSPVEPRHRLSASASDDAKRRFLRGKVVKDEEKSLIAPAQDRNLNCKPTLKLVLAVIIVGTFATLLFSPVVHIVEQRSSSESRLSSEDRLTRESVGADLRYVSSLDINWYEISEVVEKLTDVKDYQGLGLLNFNDDEVDHWRELLPDIEHVVLHLDHVSNNITWDSLYPEWIDEEEDFEVPTCPSLPKIEIPGKPRVDLVAVKLPCNKSGSWSRDVARLHLQLEAARLAASSKGYHQVHVLLVTDCFPIPNLFTSKELVAHKGNVWLYDPNLNILRDKLQLPVGSCELAVPLKAKENFYSERAHREAYATILHSANLYVCGAIAAAQSIRMSGSTRDLVILIDETITEYHREGLAAAGWKIHLIQRIRNPKAEPEAYNEWNYSKFRLWQLTDYDKIIFIDADMLILRNIDFLFEMPEISATGNNATLFNSGVMVVEPSNFTFQLLMDHINEIVSYNGGDQGYLNEIYTWWHRIPKHMNFLKHFWEGDEPEKKERKTHLFQANPPILYVLHYLGNKPWLCFRDYDCNWNVDILQEFASDVAHKRWWKVHDAMPENLQKFCLLRSKQKAALEWDRRQAEKANYTDGHWKIKIKDKRLKTCFEDFCFWESMLWHWGEKNWTDNATTVTPSPPALTTASINSS; from the exons ATGAGAGTGTCTTCCCCTAGTCCCGTTGAGCCCAGGCACCGCCTCTCTGCTTCAGCAAg TGATGACGCTAAGAGAAGGTTCCTGAGGGGTAAAGTTGTTAAAGATGAGGAGAAGTCTCTGATTGCTCCTGCTCAAGATAGAAATCTTAACTGCAAGCCTACCTTGAAACTTGTCTTGGCTGTTATAATAGTGGGGACTTTCGCGACGCTCTTATTCTCTCCAGTTGTTCATATTGTAGAACAACGGTCCAGTTCTGAATCTCG GCTATCTTCTGAAGACAGATTGACAAGAGAGAGTGTTGGTGCAGATTTACGTTATGTATCGTCTTTAGACATTAATTGGTATGAAATATCGGAAGTCGTTGAGAAACTGACAGACGTGAAAGATTATCAGGGACTGGGTCTATTGAACTTTAATGACGATGAGGTCGATCATTGGAGGGAGCTCTTGCCAGATATAGAGCATGTTGTTCTACACCTTGACCATGTGTCAAACAACATAACATGGGACTCCCTGTACCCAGAATGgatagatgaagaagaagattttGAGGTTCCTACTTGTCCCTCTCTACCAAAGATTGAGATTCCTGGAAAACCACGGGTTGATTTAGTTGCCGTCAAGCTTCCCTGTAACAAATCAGGCAGTTGGTCTAGAGATGTAGCCCGTTTGCATTTACAGCTTGAAGCAGCAAGGCTTGCTGCTTCATCCAAAGGGTATCACCAAGTGCATGTGCTTCTGGTGACTGATTGCTTTCCAATCCCAAATTTATTCACCAGCAAAGAGCTTGTTGCACATAAAGGAAATGTGTGGCTTTATGATCCAAACCTGAATATATTGAGAGACAAGCTTCAGCTCCCCGTAGGGTCATGTGAACTTGCAGTTCCTTTGAAGGCAAAAG AAAATTTTTACTCGGAAAGAGCCCACCGAGAAGCATATGCAACAATCCTGCACTCTGCCAACTTATATGTATGTGGAGCCATTGCTGCAGCTCAGAGCATTCGTATGTCTGGTTCAACACGAGATCTTGTCATACTTATTGACGAAACCATCACCGAGTATCATCGAGAAGGATTGGCAGCTGCTGGGTGGAAAATTCACTTAATCCAAAGAATCCGAAATCCTAAAGCTGAACCAGAAGCATACAATGAATGGAACTACAGCAAATTCCGTCTTTGGCAGTTGACTGATTATGACAAGATCATATTCATTGATGCTGACATGCTTATACTGAGGAATATTGATTTCCTGTTTGAGATGCCAGAGATATCAGCCACAGGAAATAATGCTACTTTGTTCAACTCGGGTGTGATGGTTGTTGAACCATCAAACTTTACATTCCAGCTGCTCATGGATCATATCAATGAGATTGTGTCCTACAATGGCGGGGACCAGGGGTATTTGAATGAGATATATACCTGGTGGCACAGGATTCCTAAACATATGAACTTCTTGAAACACTTTTGGGAAGGTGATGAGccggagaaaaaggaaaggaagACACACCTCTTTCAAGCCAATCCTCCGATCCTCTATGTCCTCCATTATCTGGGTAATAAGCCATGGCTTTGCTTCCGTGACTATGACTGCAACTGGAATGTGGATATTTTGCAGGAGTTTGCTAGTGATGTTGCACATAAAAGGTGGTGGAAAGTGCATGATGCTATGCCAGAAAACTTGCAGAAATTCTGTCTTCTTCGGTCCAAGCAGAAGGCGGCACTAGAATGGGATCGGAGGCAAGCTGAGAAAGCAAATTACACCGATGGTCACTGGAAAATTAAGATAAAAGACAAGCGTTTGAAGACTTGCTTTGAAGATTTCTGCTTCTGGGAGAGCATGTTATGGCACTGGGGGGAAAAGAATTGGACAGATAACGCTACTACTGTTACACCATCACCACCTGCACTCACTACTGCATCTATCAATTCTTCATGA